Proteins encoded by one window of Taeniopygia guttata chromosome 1A, bTaeGut7.mat, whole genome shotgun sequence:
- the LOC121469195 gene encoding killer cell lectin-like receptor subfamily B member 1B allele A isoform X3 has translation MAENVLYADLNLPEPTRPRILTVPDVQDSSCTYAEVKVKSQETNAAANCKSSGKSCCSRKHAAILVVIILILVLAVYLIITYGPTAGSQEDSTKTIPAEALGCPTAWKKHGRSCYFFSPETKPKSWEASRAECTAMGSDLVVIDSREELRYLFLQSRYNYYLLGLTRSEEGQKWKWINNVELDPDMFHLNGRYHDYHCTAIGYDQVHTAPCDGSDTTKNMCEKAATIP, from the exons atggcagaaaatgtCCTTTATGCTGACTTGAACTTACCTGAACCAACCAGACCCAGAATCCTGACGGTCCCTGATGTCCAAG ACTCAAGTTGTACCTATGCAGAAGTGAAAGTGAAATCCCAAGAGACAAATGCTGCAGCAAACTGCAAATCATCAG GTAAAAGCTGTTGTTCCAGAAAACATGCTGCTATATTGGTGGTGATAATCCTCATACTGGTCCTGGCAGTATATTTAATAATCACAT ATGGTCCAACTGCAGGCAGCCAAGAGGACTCAACAAAAACCATCCCTGCAGAGGCACTAG GCTGCCCCACAGCATGGAAGAAACATGGGAGAAGTTGctatttcttttctccagagaCGAAACCAAAGAGCTGGGAAGCCTCTCGTGCAGAATGCACTGCCATGGGCTCAGACCTGGTGGTCATTGACAGCAGGGAAGAGCTG AGATACCTTTTCTTACAATCAAGATATAATTACTACTTACTTGGTCTTACACGCTCTGAAGAGGGGCAGAAGTGGAAGTGGATCAACAACGTGGAACTGGACCCAGACAT GTTCCATCTAAATGGACGTTACCATGACTATCACTGCACGGCCATTGGATATGATCAGGTACATACTGCACCTTGTGATGGATCCGACACAACAAAAAATATGTGTGAAAAAGCTGCAACAATTCCATAA
- the LOC121469195 gene encoding killer cell lectin-like receptor subfamily B member 1B allele A isoform X1 → MAENVLYADLNLPEPTRPRILTVPDVQDSSCTYAEVKVKSQETNAAANCKSSGKSCCSRKHAAILVVIILILVLAVYLIITWSFQKPVQKPVQQSSDSVWHSGHSLQAEIVFLFPDGPTAGSQEDSTKTIPAEALGCPTAWKKHGRSCYFFSPETKPKSWEASRAECTAMGSDLVVIDSREELRYLFLQSRYNYYLLGLTRSEEGQKWKWINNVELDPDMFHLNGRYHDYHCTAIGYDQVHTAPCDGSDTTKNMCEKAATIP, encoded by the exons atggcagaaaatgtCCTTTATGCTGACTTGAACTTACCTGAACCAACCAGACCCAGAATCCTGACGGTCCCTGATGTCCAAG ACTCAAGTTGTACCTATGCAGAAGTGAAAGTGAAATCCCAAGAGACAAATGCTGCAGCAAACTGCAAATCATCAG GTAAAAGCTGTTGTTCCAGAAAACATGCTGCTATATTGGTGGTGATAATCCTCATACTGGTCCTGGCAGTATATTTAATAATCACAT GGAGTTTCCAGAAGCCTGTCCAGAAGCCAGTCCAGCAGAGCTCTGACAGTGTGTGGCACAGTGGTCATTCCTTGCAAGCAGAAATTGTGTTCTTATTTCCAGATGGTCCAACTGCAGGCAGCCAAGAGGACTCAACAAAAACCATCCCTGCAGAGGCACTAG GCTGCCCCACAGCATGGAAGAAACATGGGAGAAGTTGctatttcttttctccagagaCGAAACCAAAGAGCTGGGAAGCCTCTCGTGCAGAATGCACTGCCATGGGCTCAGACCTGGTGGTCATTGACAGCAGGGAAGAGCTG AGATACCTTTTCTTACAATCAAGATATAATTACTACTTACTTGGTCTTACACGCTCTGAAGAGGGGCAGAAGTGGAAGTGGATCAACAACGTGGAACTGGACCCAGACAT GTTCCATCTAAATGGACGTTACCATGACTATCACTGCACGGCCATTGGATATGATCAGGTACATACTGCACCTTGTGATGGATCCGACACAACAAAAAATATGTGTGAAAAAGCTGCAACAATTCCATAA
- the LOC101234202 gene encoding LOW QUALITY PROTEIN: uncharacterized protein (The sequence of the model RefSeq protein was modified relative to this genomic sequence to represent the inferred CDS: inserted 1 base in 1 codon), which translates to MAENVINSDLNLPEPTRPRVLTVPDVQGKSHGFRTRAAALVAVLVVLLLLVVIALYLTLTMAGSQQDSTALTSTSPKVSTPLSPTNQENSXKVPPSHEEAPGRSCCSTTRVAVLVTEIILLLLIVVCQILPCKSRCSRTQAAVLVAVLVPIVVALALSWALPHAPTAGSQEDSTRTIPAEALDGPTAGSQEDSTRTIPAEALGCPAAWKKHGRSCYFFSPEMKPKSWEASRAECTAMGSDLVVIESREELRYLLLQSRHNYYLLGLRRSLEEQKWKWINNVELDPNMFRLNGRYRDYHCTAIGFGEVHTASCDGSQTIQNMCEKSATIP; encoded by the exons atggcagaaaatgtCATTAACTCTGACCTGAACTTGCCTGAACCAACCAGACCCAGAGTCCTGACGGTCCCTGATGTCCAAG GTAAAAGCCATGGTTTCAGAACCCGAGCTGCTGCACTGGTTGCTGTCCTGGTTGTGCTCCTCCTCCTCGTGGTCATAGCCCTGTATCTGACACTCACCATGG CAGGCAGCCAACAGGACTCTACAGCACTGACCTCCACCAGCCCAAAGGTCTCAACCCCATTGTCGCCCACCAACCAAGAGAACT ACAAGGTACCCCCCAGCCATGAAGAGGCACCAG GAAGAAGTTGCTGTTCCACAACACGAGTTGCTGTCCTGGTTACTGAGataatcctgctgctgctcattgTTGTGTGTCAGATACTCCCAT GTAAAAGCCGTTGTTCCAGAACACAAGCTGCTGTCCTGGTTGCTGTCCTGGTTCCGATTGTGGTGGCCCTCGCGCTGTCTTGGGCACTCCCAC ATGCTCCAACTGCAGGCAGCCAAGAGGACTCAACAAGAACCATCCCTGCAGAGGCACTAG atGGTCCAACTGCAGGCAGCCAAGAGGACTCAACAAGAACCATCCCTGCAGAGGCACTAG GCTGCCCCGCAGCATGGAAGAAACATGGGAGAAGTTGCTACTTCTTTTCTCCAGAGATGAAACCAAAGAGCTGGGAAGCCTCTCGTGCAGAATGCACTGCCATGGGCTCAGACCTGGTGGTCATtgagagcagggaagagctg AGATACCTTCTCTTACAATCAAGACATAACTACTACTTACTTGGTCTCAGACGCTCTCTAGAGGAGCAGAAGTGGAAGTGGATCAACAATGTGGAACTCGACCCAAACAT GTTCCGTCTAAATGGACGTTACCGTGACTATCACTGCACGGCCATTGGATTTGGTGAAGTACATACTGCATCTTGTGATGGATCCCAAACAATACAAAATATGTGTGAAAAATCTGCAACAATCCCATAA
- the LOC115490562 gene encoding uncharacterized protein gives MAENVINSDLNLPGPTRPRVLTVPDVQAKSHGFRTRAAALVAVLVVLILLVVMALYLTLTMAGSQQDSTALTSRSPKVSSPLSPTNRENSTKVPPSHEEAPGRSCCSTTRVAVLVTEIILLLLIVLCQILPCKSRCSRTQAAVLVAVLVPIVVALALSWALPHGPTAGSQEDSTRTIPEEALDGPTAGSQEDSTRTIPEEALGCPTAWKKHGRSCYFFSPETKPKSWEASRAECTAMGSDLVVIESREELRYLLLQSRHNYYLLGLTHSEEGQKWKWINNVELDPNMFHLNGRYHDYHCTAIGYDQVHTAPCDGSDTTKNMCEKAATIP, from the exons atggcagaaaatgtCATTAACTCTGACCTGAACTTGCCTGGACCAACCAGACCCAGAGTCCTGACGGTCCCTGATGTCCAAG CTAAAAGCCATGGTTTCAGAACCCGAGCTGCTGCACTGGTTGCTGTCCTGGTTGTGCTCATCCTCCTCGTGGTCATGGCCCTGTATCTGACACTCACCATGG CAGGCAGCCAACAGGACTCTACAGCACTGACCTCCCGCAGCCCAAAGGTCTCAAGCCCATTGTCGCCCACCAACCGAGAGAACTCAACAAAGGTACCCCCCAGCCATGAAGAGGCACCAG GAAGAAGTTGCTGTTCCACAACACGAGTTGCTGTCCTGGTTACTGAGATaatcctgctcctgctcatTGTTCTGTGTCAGATACTCCCAT GTAAAAGCCGTTGTTCCAGAACACAAGCTGCTGTCCTGGTTGCTGTCCTGGTTCCGATTGTGGTGGCCCTCGCGCTGTCTTGGGCACTCCCAC ATGGTCCAACTGCAGGCAGCCAAGAGGACTCAACAAGAACCATCCCTGAAGAGGCACTAG ATGGTCCAACTGCAGGCAGCCAAGAGGACTCAACAAGAACCATCCCTGAAGAGGCACTAG GCTGCCCCACAGCATGGAAGAAACATGGGAGAAGTTGCTACTTCTTTTCTCCAGAGACGAAACCAAAGAGCTGGGAAGCCTCTCGTGCAGAATGCACTGCCATGGGCTCAGACCTGGTGGTCATtgagagcagggaagagctg AGATACCTTCTCTTACAATCAAGACATAACTACTACTTACTTGGTCTCACACACTCTGAAGAGGGGCAGAAGTGGAAGTGGATCAACAATGTGGAACTCGACCCAAACAT GTTCCATCTAAATGGACGTTACCATGACTATCACTGCACGGCCATTGGATATGATCAGGTACATACTGCACCTTGTGATGGATCCGACACAACAAAAAATATGTGTGAAAAAGCTGCAACAATCCCATAA
- the LOC121469195 gene encoding uncharacterized protein isoform X2: MAENVLYADLNLPEPTRPRILTVPDVQDSSCTYAEVKVKSQETNAAANCKSSGKSCCSRKHAAILVVIILILVLAVYLIITYAPTAGSQEDSTRTIPAEALDGPTAGSQEDSTKTIPAEALGCPTAWKKHGRSCYFFSPETKPKSWEASRAECTAMGSDLVVIDSREELRYLFLQSRYNYYLLGLTRSEEGQKWKWINNVELDPDMFHLNGRYHDYHCTAIGYDQVHTAPCDGSDTTKNMCEKAATIP, encoded by the exons atggcagaaaatgtCCTTTATGCTGACTTGAACTTACCTGAACCAACCAGACCCAGAATCCTGACGGTCCCTGATGTCCAAG ACTCAAGTTGTACCTATGCAGAAGTGAAAGTGAAATCCCAAGAGACAAATGCTGCAGCAAACTGCAAATCATCAG GTAAAAGCTGTTGTTCCAGAAAACATGCTGCTATATTGGTGGTGATAATCCTCATACTGGTCCTGGCAGTATATTTAATAATCACAT ATGCTCCAACTGCAGGCAGCCAAGAGGACTCAACAAGAACCATCCCTGCAGAGGCACTAG ATGGTCCAACTGCAGGCAGCCAAGAGGACTCAACAAAAACCATCCCTGCAGAGGCACTAG GCTGCCCCACAGCATGGAAGAAACATGGGAGAAGTTGctatttcttttctccagagaCGAAACCAAAGAGCTGGGAAGCCTCTCGTGCAGAATGCACTGCCATGGGCTCAGACCTGGTGGTCATTGACAGCAGGGAAGAGCTG AGATACCTTTTCTTACAATCAAGATATAATTACTACTTACTTGGTCTTACACGCTCTGAAGAGGGGCAGAAGTGGAAGTGGATCAACAACGTGGAACTGGACCCAGACAT GTTCCATCTAAATGGACGTTACCATGACTATCACTGCACGGCCATTGGATATGATCAGGTACATACTGCACCTTGTGATGGATCCGACACAACAAAAAATATGTGTGAAAAAGCTGCAACAATTCCATAA